In Clostridia bacterium, a single genomic region encodes these proteins:
- a CDS encoding HAMP domain-containing histidine kinase: MATRWRKFSHGVMTKVLAFILAVACLTGAVKFFVDVGVQVDGDFPIVLEDNYLAGLSFVEEIEPMFRDLVDLVGKYKDEEYILQGGLVTEERLREETWKLWFHGETFRPEASDEENFNNYQELYPDRIAQVRDTLIKKDLKAYQALKQRLAGYHGFVYYAAGGEHVYTNSRDTGKERFKSYPAYLLAENYRFEFYPESFADNRHLYRLTHLLERLDLLDTRVYVAFTNDFLQDRMQAWETAKADIERGLWLVAGLLLGFLLSVTYLVWTAGRTCGEDKEVHFLPVDKIYNDLNLLLCLGAAAIWIGAVDFLFERIDQVIVYLTAPTVTLVLLLFLSLVKHYKNGTLWKHTLLYRSFHLAYRAASQVYASGNLAVKVVLAVIGYPLLVALTFYLAPVTIGLAAWLAYRQVKTYNTIKEGVEKIKNGDIQHVIPVTGEGELARLAADINSIAGGLKKAVENELKSERLKTELITNVSHDIRTPLTSIITYVDLLKTEGDPSKQKEYINILDQKAKRLKTLTDDLFEAAKASSGNIPVNIERLDPVSLINQGLGEVSDRIEATRLDFRFHHPQAKVYVAADGRLLWRSIENLLSNIFKYALPGSRVYIDLEDLGSEVRLTFKNISAHELNISAEELMERFTRGDAARTTEGSGLGLSIAKSLIELQKGKFGIEIDGDLFKAMITMPKY, from the coding sequence TTGGCTACAAGGTGGAGAAAATTTAGCCATGGAGTCATGACCAAGGTGCTCGCTTTTATCTTGGCCGTGGCCTGTTTAACCGGCGCCGTGAAATTCTTTGTGGACGTAGGCGTGCAGGTGGACGGGGATTTCCCTATCGTCTTGGAAGACAATTACCTGGCCGGGCTGTCCTTTGTGGAAGAAATCGAACCCATGTTCAGGGATCTGGTGGACCTGGTAGGCAAATACAAGGATGAAGAGTACATCCTGCAAGGCGGGCTGGTAACAGAGGAACGGCTGCGGGAGGAAACCTGGAAACTGTGGTTCCACGGGGAAACTTTTCGCCCCGAAGCAAGCGATGAAGAGAACTTTAACAATTATCAAGAGCTGTACCCCGATAGAATAGCCCAGGTACGGGATACGCTCATTAAAAAAGATTTAAAAGCCTACCAGGCCCTCAAGCAGCGCTTGGCCGGATACCATGGGTTTGTGTATTACGCCGCCGGCGGTGAACACGTCTACACCAACAGCCGGGATACGGGGAAAGAACGGTTCAAATCCTATCCTGCCTACCTGCTGGCGGAAAACTACCGCTTTGAATTCTACCCGGAATCTTTTGCGGACAACCGTCACCTTTACCGGCTGACCCACCTGCTGGAACGGTTGGACCTGCTGGATACCAGGGTCTATGTAGCCTTTACGAACGATTTCCTGCAGGACAGGATGCAGGCTTGGGAGACGGCCAAGGCTGACATCGAAAGGGGCCTTTGGCTGGTGGCCGGCTTGCTGCTGGGTTTCCTGCTGTCCGTCACCTATTTGGTATGGACCGCCGGGCGCACGTGCGGGGAAGACAAGGAAGTCCATTTCCTGCCCGTGGACAAAATCTACAACGACCTCAATCTTCTCCTGTGCCTGGGGGCTGCCGCTATTTGGATCGGCGCGGTGGACTTCCTATTTGAGCGCATCGATCAAGTGATAGTTTACCTGACCGCGCCCACGGTCACCCTGGTGCTGCTCCTTTTCCTGTCCTTAGTGAAGCATTACAAGAACGGCACCCTCTGGAAACACACTTTACTCTACCGGTCTTTCCACCTGGCCTACAGGGCGGCTAGTCAAGTATACGCCAGCGGCAATTTGGCGGTGAAAGTGGTGCTGGCGGTGATCGGCTATCCCCTGCTGGTGGCCCTCACCTTCTATCTCGCCCCGGTCACCATTGGCTTGGCCGCCTGGCTGGCTTACCGGCAGGTGAAGACTTATAACACCATCAAAGAAGGTGTGGAGAAAATCAAGAACGGGGACATCCAGCACGTCATTCCCGTCACGGGAGAGGGGGAACTGGCCCGGCTGGCAGCGGATATCAACAGCATTGCCGGGGGGTTGAAAAAAGCGGTGGAAAACGAGCTGAAAAGCGAAAGGCTCAAGACGGAGCTCATTACCAATGTGTCCCACGACATCAGGACCCCGCTCACTTCCATCATTACCTACGTGGACCTGCTGAAAACAGAAGGGGATCCGTCGAAACAAAAAGAGTACATCAACATCCTGGACCAAAAAGCCAAGCGGCTGAAAACCCTCACCGATGATTTGTTTGAAGCGGCCAAGGCCTCCAGCGGCAACATCCCGGTAAACATCGAACGACTAGACCCGGTATCCCTCATCAACCAGGGGTTGGGAGAAGTCAGCGACAGGATTGAAGCCACCCGCCTGGATTTCCGGTTCCACCATCCCCAGGCAAAAGTTTACGTGGCCGCCGACGGGAGATTGCTGTGGCGCTCCATCGAGAACCTCTTGTCCAATATCTTCAAATATGCCCTGCCGGGCTCCCGGGTTTACATCGACCTGGAGGACCTGGGGAGTGAAGTGCGGCTCACCTTCAAGAACATTTCCGCTCACGAACTCAACATCTCGGCGGAGGAGTTAATGGAGCGTTTCACCAGAGGCGATGCGGCCAGGACCACCGAAGGCAGCGGCCTGGGCCTGTCCATTGCCAAGAGCCTCATCGAGTTGCAAAAGGGGAAATTCGGGATTGAAATCGACGGGGACTTGTTCAAAGCCATGATTACCATGCCAAAGTATTAG
- a CDS encoding NAD-dependent deacylase — MKSEIAELARLLTNALHVVVLTGAGMDTESNIPDFRSQTGWWSKVDPKKVASVDTLEENYELFYEFNRINLELLEKCKPHQGHYVLAKLEEQGLIDAIATQNITGFHRLAGSKTVYELHGNIRTFYCHRCGTPATREEFLQKQSCRRCGRQLLRPDVVLFGESLPQEAWTNTVTEIQQSDLLLVIGTSLEVYPVNQLPRLARGKTVYINLEEGRRAAYDFDLFIRGKAGEVLQELMNLL; from the coding sequence ATGAAGAGCGAAATTGCGGAACTGGCCCGGCTGCTGACCAATGCCCTCCATGTGGTAGTGCTGACCGGGGCGGGCATGGATACGGAGAGCAACATCCCGGATTTCCGGAGCCAAACCGGTTGGTGGAGCAAGGTGGACCCGAAAAAGGTAGCCAGCGTTGACACCTTGGAGGAAAACTACGAGCTTTTTTACGAGTTTAACCGCATCAATTTGGAACTGCTGGAGAAATGCAAGCCCCATCAAGGACACTACGTCCTGGCCAAACTGGAGGAACAAGGCCTCATCGACGCCATCGCCACCCAAAACATCACCGGCTTCCACCGGCTGGCGGGCAGCAAGACCGTCTATGAGCTCCACGGGAACATACGGACCTTCTACTGCCATCGCTGCGGCACTCCCGCCACCCGGGAGGAGTTCCTGCAGAAGCAAAGCTGCCGCCGCTGCGGCCGGCAATTGCTGCGACCCGATGTGGTCTTATTCGGCGAAAGCCTGCCCCAAGAAGCTTGGACCAACACCGTTACGGAAATCCAGCAATCGGACCTGCTCCTGGTCATCGGCACCAGCCTCGAAGTGTACCCCGTCAACCAGTTGCCCCGCCTGGCCAGGGGCAAGACCGTCTACATCAACCTGGAAGAAGGCCGCCGCGCCGCCTATGATTTTGACTTGTTCATCCGGGGCAAGGCGGGGGAAGTGCTGCAGGAGTTGATGAACCTTCTCTGA
- a CDS encoding serpin family protein: MRKWGTVLLVACLAAGILTGCGAGVFTGSRQVDLSKLDPAVLDGNTEFAFDLFREINREDAEKNIFISPLSISTALTMTYQGARGTTMEGMTEALNYQGIELASLNETYRRLLGYLAGVDKDIELKIGNSIWLRAGEEIQPAFLEVNKDVFRAEVAELDFARPDAAETINRWIAKATEGKIDKMLEGEIPQDVIMYLINAIYFKGQWTEQFDRKNTFPAEFRAGTGAKQPVQMMSKFGQAEYGEGADYQVVRLPYGKEKTAMYVVLPREGLEINAFIDNLTREKWEEIKQSVSTQRDVVVQLPRFKMEYGIKLLNDSLSKLGMAEAFTDRADFSGIRDDVYIDRVMHKAVIEVNEEGSEAAGVTVVEVRETGAMEPLRFIADRPFVFVIAEEDTGSILFLGKMWAVE, translated from the coding sequence ATGAGAAAATGGGGAACGGTGCTGCTGGTGGCTTGCCTGGCCGCCGGTATTCTCACCGGGTGTGGAGCCGGGGTATTTACCGGCAGCCGGCAGGTGGATTTGAGCAAGCTGGACCCGGCAGTGCTGGACGGCAACACGGAGTTTGCCTTTGACCTTTTCCGGGAAATCAACCGGGAAGATGCAGAAAAGAACATCTTCATCTCGCCCTTAAGTATCTCCACAGCCCTTACCATGACTTACCAGGGGGCCCGGGGCACCACCATGGAAGGGATGACGGAAGCCCTGAACTACCAAGGTATTGAGCTTGCATCTTTAAATGAGACTTACCGCCGGCTGCTGGGCTATTTAGCCGGGGTGGACAAGGACATTGAGTTAAAGATCGGCAACTCCATTTGGCTCCGGGCCGGGGAAGAGATCCAGCCCGCTTTTCTGGAAGTAAACAAAGACGTTTTCCGGGCGGAAGTGGCGGAACTGGATTTTGCCCGGCCGGATGCCGCGGAAACCATTAACCGGTGGATTGCCAAGGCCACGGAAGGTAAGATTGACAAGATGCTGGAAGGGGAAATCCCTCAAGATGTGATTATGTATTTAATCAATGCCATCTATTTTAAAGGACAGTGGACGGAACAATTTGACCGGAAAAACACTTTTCCGGCGGAATTCCGCGCCGGCACCGGCGCCAAACAGCCGGTCCAGATGATGAGCAAATTTGGTCAGGCCGAGTACGGGGAAGGGGCGGACTACCAGGTGGTCAGGCTCCCTTACGGGAAGGAAAAAACCGCCATGTATGTGGTACTGCCCAGGGAAGGATTAGAGATTAACGCCTTTATCGACAACCTGACCAGGGAGAAGTGGGAAGAGATCAAGCAAAGTGTCAGCACCCAGCGGGATGTGGTGGTGCAGCTGCCCCGGTTCAAAATGGAATACGGCATCAAGCTCTTAAATGACAGCTTGTCCAAGCTGGGCATGGCGGAGGCTTTCACGGACCGGGCGGATTTTTCCGGAATTCGAGACGATGTCTATATTGACCGGGTAATGCACAAGGCGGTCATCGAGGTCAATGAAGAGGGCAGCGAGGCTGCCGGGGTGACGGTGGTGGAAGTGAGGGAGACGGGGGCCATGGAGCCCCTGCGGTTCATTGCCGACCGGCCCTTTGTCTTCGTGATTGCCGAGGAAGACACCGGCAGCATCTTGTTCCTGGGCAAGATGTGGGCGGTGGAATAA
- a CDS encoding cyclodeaminase/cyclohydrolase family protein, which yields MFTGKPVREYVEAIGSTTFPSPKGGSVLAVTGAMGAALIRMCCQVSANRNPGETRRYRDFQQQAETLMHKFLAFADRDTEVVEEMIEALREAKGKTMEQCIRLQQSYEAAARSLEDIKHHLQELTELAEALRSWCATSCVIDLFIVQHLARAAMEATAESVLDNGLMPQKSGCPLPEQPRG from the coding sequence ATGTTTACCGGTAAACCCGTGCGGGAATATGTAGAGGCCATAGGCAGTACCACTTTTCCCTCACCAAAAGGAGGAAGTGTACTGGCTGTCACCGGGGCCATGGGAGCGGCCTTAATTAGGATGTGCTGCCAGGTGTCGGCCAACCGGAATCCGGGCGAGACCCGGCGTTACCGGGATTTCCAGCAGCAGGCGGAAACCCTGATGCACAAGTTCCTTGCTTTTGCGGACCGGGACACGGAAGTGGTGGAGGAAATGATCGAAGCCCTCCGGGAAGCCAAGGGAAAAACCATGGAACAGTGTATCCGGCTGCAGCAGAGCTACGAAGCCGCCGCCCGGTCTTTAGAGGATATCAAGCATCACCTCCAAGAGCTGACGGAGCTGGCGGAGGCATTAAGGTCCTGGTGCGCCACCAGCTGTGTGATTGATTTATTTATCGTCCAGCACCTGGCCAGGGCGGCCATGGAGGCCACGGCGGAATCCGTTTTGGATAACGGACTGATGCCGCAAAAATCCGGCTGCCCCTTGCCGGAGCAGCCCCGGGGGTGA
- a CDS encoding LysR family transcriptional regulator, producing the protein MRIEQLHYLIAVSQHKSMTAAAKEIHVSQQNLSVALRNLENEFGVQLLVRSPQGIALTPEGEMFVHKAQEIVAKIDELYDLFSKEKPVKKVLKGRLQIEVVPFMTLPDVLVSFQKLHPQVTLTLRENSPPRIVKNVAQGMSDIGIIIRTVDEPGLVRFIHDLGLHYDTIIEDRVFVCAGKKSPLRHRHVISLPELLKQKLIVWGVLYDWLLEILMGHQDPAKLQIQKSDNVQIYKKVIEEGLAVGFVTGIGLEKELIFKKGEIKAISIEQHNRISIALVYPPENALSETAKEFIAHLKSATQDYRG; encoded by the coding sequence ATGCGAATTGAGCAGCTGCATTACCTGATTGCCGTAAGCCAGCACAAATCCATGACGGCAGCAGCGAAGGAGATTCACGTATCCCAGCAGAATCTCAGCGTCGCCCTGCGCAATTTGGAGAATGAATTCGGGGTCCAGCTTTTGGTCCGCTCCCCCCAGGGCATCGCCCTGACACCGGAAGGCGAAATGTTCGTCCACAAGGCCCAGGAAATTGTCGCCAAGATTGACGAGCTGTATGACCTGTTCAGCAAAGAAAAACCGGTGAAAAAAGTGCTCAAAGGCCGGCTGCAAATCGAAGTCGTGCCTTTTATGACCCTGCCGGACGTCCTGGTTTCTTTCCAAAAGCTCCATCCCCAGGTCACCCTGACCCTGCGGGAGAACAGCCCGCCGCGGATTGTCAAGAACGTAGCCCAGGGCATGAGCGATATCGGCATTATCATCCGGACCGTTGATGAACCGGGTTTAGTGAGATTCATCCATGACCTGGGCCTGCATTACGATACCATCATCGAGGACCGTGTTTTTGTATGCGCCGGCAAGAAATCACCCCTCAGGCACAGGCACGTCATCTCCCTGCCCGAGCTCTTGAAACAAAAACTCATCGTCTGGGGCGTCCTGTACGACTGGCTGCTGGAGATCCTCATGGGCCACCAGGACCCCGCCAAACTGCAGATCCAGAAATCGGACAACGTGCAGATCTACAAAAAAGTCATTGAAGAAGGCCTGGCCGTCGGTTTTGTCACCGGTATCGGCTTGGAAAAAGAGCTGATCTTTAAAAAGGGTGAAATCAAAGCCATCTCCATCGAGCAGCACAACCGCATCAGCATTGCCCTGGTCTATCCCCCTGAAAATGCCCTCAGCGAAACAGCCAAAGAATTCATTGCTCACCTGAAATCCGCCACCCAGGATTATCGTGGCTGA
- a CDS encoding 3-hydroxyacyl-CoA dehydrogenase family protein, producing MKVAVVGSGVMGPGIAQVFLMGGHRVALTDIKEEALTAGAREIKNSLELMVSKGISDLDVPALLENLETTTDLATVKDADLVVEAVPEVIEIKKKVYDELDRYCRPDAVVVSNTSAFPLPDIFPQFRPGNFFVAHFMNPPQIIPLVEIVKNDRTNPDKVAWLKGELEKCGKKPIVINQFIKGFLINRMQAAMAREALYLYEKGIVSLEDLDTATTACIGFKSAWQGTFETMDYIGLDTCAFAYNVIFPDLCSDTTVPGTIMQKVKEGKLGLKTGEGFFTYPDGAADVSLERQSGLLEQLKLFNAYLLKK from the coding sequence ATGAAGGTGGCAGTTGTTGGTTCTGGTGTGATGGGGCCCGGGATTGCTCAAGTGTTTTTAATGGGGGGGCACCGGGTGGCGCTCACGGACATTAAAGAAGAAGCTTTAACCGCCGGCGCCCGGGAAATCAAAAACAGCCTGGAGCTGATGGTTTCCAAAGGGATCAGCGACCTGGACGTGCCCGCCCTGTTGGAGAATCTGGAAACCACCACCGACTTAGCAACAGTCAAAGACGCCGATTTAGTAGTGGAAGCAGTCCCTGAGGTAATTGAAATCAAGAAAAAGGTCTATGATGAACTGGACCGGTACTGCCGGCCCGACGCCGTCGTTGTCAGCAACACTTCTGCCTTTCCCTTGCCCGACATCTTCCCGCAATTCCGGCCGGGAAACTTCTTCGTGGCTCACTTTATGAATCCTCCGCAGATCATTCCCCTGGTGGAAATTGTGAAAAATGACCGGACCAACCCGGACAAGGTAGCCTGGCTCAAAGGGGAACTGGAAAAGTGCGGTAAGAAACCCATTGTCATCAACCAATTCATCAAAGGTTTCCTCATCAACCGCATGCAAGCCGCCATGGCCCGGGAAGCCCTCTACCTGTATGAAAAAGGCATTGTCTCCCTGGAGGACCTGGATACTGCAACCACCGCCTGCATCGGCTTCAAATCCGCCTGGCAGGGCACCTTTGAAACCATGGATTACATCGGCTTGGATACCTGCGCCTTTGCCTACAACGTGATCTTCCCGGATCTCTGCAGTGACACCACGGTACCGGGAACCATCATGCAAAAAGTCAAGGAAGGCAAACTGGGCCTGAAGACCGGCGAAGGCTTCTTCACCTATCCGGATGGGGCCGCCGATGTTTCCCTGGAAAGACAGTCCGGCCTCTTGGAGCAGCTGAAGCTGTTTAACGCCTACCTGCTCAAGAAATAA
- a CDS encoding MFS transporter, with protein MSSNTTASKKLVFTDRQRKLWPILILGAFFEGFDDALVNIALPYIQADFNMSTQLTGYALSIIAFGTMVAFFVSRLADSIGRRKVFLMCVYMYSICSFLTAFAPNAQLFIFIQFVARIFLIGCWSVGYVIICEEFSTEHRGTAVGRFQLTAVLGALLIGILLPIFTKIGLSWRALYVAGAFPLIPVLLMNKRLPETEAFLQLQEEKKQGKRQEKEDFFGPWRHPFTRYMVVMCLIWFFLYFGIKGTLNFFSLRVVNELSWTPNMVSLGLVLQTLTGIIIIAVNGKMMDTIGRKRAATMIIILGCVFSVLTFTLKSFYLVLFCSIMAAGFVNSFLIVGSTLTNELFPTEIRANAMAWSNNIVGRIGQIAVPTVVTTMAVWLGLGNATAVAVALPVISLLLILAFLPETGKKEAAK; from the coding sequence ATGAGTTCAAATACAACGGCAAGTAAGAAACTGGTCTTCACCGATCGCCAACGAAAACTGTGGCCCATCCTGATCCTGGGTGCCTTTTTCGAGGGTTTTGATGACGCCCTGGTGAACATCGCCTTGCCCTACATCCAGGCCGACTTCAACATGAGCACCCAGTTGACGGGCTATGCCTTGTCTATTATCGCTTTCGGCACCATGGTGGCCTTTTTCGTCTCCCGGCTGGCGGACAGCATCGGCCGGCGCAAAGTCTTTCTCATGTGCGTGTACATGTATTCCATTTGCAGTTTCTTGACCGCTTTTGCTCCCAATGCCCAGCTGTTTATCTTCATCCAGTTTGTGGCGCGGATCTTCCTTATCGGCTGCTGGTCCGTGGGCTATGTGATCATCTGCGAGGAGTTCTCCACCGAGCACCGCGGCACCGCCGTCGGCCGGTTCCAGCTCACCGCCGTACTGGGAGCCCTGCTGATTGGGATCCTGCTCCCCATTTTTACCAAGATCGGCTTAAGCTGGCGCGCCCTCTACGTGGCCGGGGCCTTCCCCTTGATCCCGGTCCTGCTGATGAACAAGCGGCTGCCGGAAACGGAAGCCTTCCTGCAGTTGCAGGAAGAAAAGAAACAAGGCAAGCGGCAAGAAAAAGAAGACTTCTTCGGCCCCTGGCGCCATCCCTTTACCAGGTACATGGTGGTCATGTGCTTGATCTGGTTCTTCCTGTATTTCGGCATTAAGGGCACCCTGAACTTCTTCTCCCTCCGGGTGGTCAACGAACTCAGCTGGACCCCCAACATGGTGAGCTTGGGCCTGGTCCTGCAGACCTTAACCGGCATCATCATCATCGCCGTGAACGGGAAGATGATGGACACTATCGGCCGCAAGCGGGCGGCTACCATGATCATCATCCTGGGCTGTGTCTTCAGCGTCCTGACCTTTACCTTGAAGAGCTTCTACCTGGTGCTGTTCTGCAGCATCATGGCCGCCGGTTTTGTCAACTCCTTCTTAATCGTCGGCTCCACTTTAACCAACGAGCTCTTCCCCACGGAAATCCGCGCCAATGCCATGGCCTGGTCCAATAACATCGTGGGCCGCATCGGGCAGATTGCCGTACCCACCGTGGTCACCACCATGGCGGTCTGGCTGGGACTGGGGAATGCCACCGCCGTCGCCGTGGCTTTGCCGGTGATTTCCCTGCTGCTGATCCTGGCCTTCCTACCGGAAACCGGTAAGAAAGAAGCGGCCAAATAG
- a CDS encoding aldehyde dehydrogenase produces the protein MSEITTKQRDFFATGQTLPLSFRLEQLRRLKSCITDHREEILLALRKDLNKAPYESYATEVGLVLEEISFALKHLPKWARPRKVKTPLVSFPGKSYIYPQPYGVALIMSPWNYPFMLALVPLVGAMAAGNCAVLKPSAYAAHTSAVLAGIIRDTFPEEYIAVIEGGREANQALLQEQFDYIFFTGSVGVGKMVMHAAAEHLTPVTLELGGKSPCIVDEDANLDLAARRIVWGKFLNAGQTCVAPDYLLAHRKVKDDLIQKMCRAIRDFYGEDPLANPDYPKIINEKHFERLLGYLRSGRILYGGTARREKLVIAPTLLDQVQWDDPVMEEEIFGPIMPVVEFDTLDEVVELVNARPKPLACYYFTGNNAKAEDLIRRVPFGGGCINDTVVHVASTYLPFGGIGESGLGRYHGKTSFDTFSHLKGIIKQSAKFDIPVRYPPYDGKMKLIQMLMK, from the coding sequence ATCAGTGAAATCACCACCAAACAAAGAGATTTCTTCGCTACCGGCCAAACCTTGCCGCTATCCTTCCGTCTCGAGCAGCTCCGGCGGCTGAAGTCCTGCATTACGGACCACCGGGAGGAAATCCTCCTGGCCTTACGCAAAGACCTGAACAAGGCACCTTATGAAAGTTATGCGACGGAAGTAGGATTGGTATTAGAGGAAATCAGCTTTGCCCTGAAGCACTTGCCTAAATGGGCGCGGCCCCGGAAAGTGAAAACGCCTTTAGTGAGCTTCCCGGGCAAGAGTTACATCTACCCCCAGCCCTACGGCGTAGCTTTGATCATGTCACCTTGGAACTATCCTTTTATGCTGGCGCTGGTTCCCCTGGTCGGGGCCATGGCGGCGGGGAACTGCGCCGTACTTAAGCCTTCGGCTTACGCCGCCCATACCTCGGCGGTGCTGGCCGGCATCATCCGGGATACCTTCCCGGAAGAGTACATCGCCGTCATTGAAGGGGGCAGGGAGGCTAACCAGGCCCTGCTGCAAGAGCAGTTTGATTACATTTTTTTCACCGGCAGCGTCGGTGTCGGGAAAATGGTCATGCACGCTGCCGCCGAGCATCTCACCCCGGTCACCCTGGAACTGGGCGGCAAAAGCCCCTGCATCGTGGATGAGGATGCCAACTTGGACCTGGCCGCCAGGCGCATCGTATGGGGCAAATTCCTCAACGCGGGCCAGACCTGTGTGGCCCCCGATTACCTGCTGGCGCACCGGAAGGTAAAGGATGACCTGATCCAAAAGATGTGCCGGGCCATCCGGGATTTTTACGGGGAAGACCCCCTGGCAAATCCCGATTACCCGAAAATTATCAATGAAAAGCACTTTGAGCGGCTGCTGGGCTACCTCCGGTCCGGGCGCATCTTATACGGAGGCACCGCCCGCCGGGAAAAGCTGGTCATTGCCCCGACCCTGTTGGACCAGGTGCAGTGGGACGACCCGGTGATGGAAGAAGAGATCTTCGGCCCCATCATGCCGGTGGTGGAATTCGACACCCTAGACGAAGTGGTAGAGCTGGTGAATGCCCGGCCCAAACCCCTGGCCTGCTATTACTTTACCGGGAACAACGCCAAAGCCGAGGACCTCATTCGCCGGGTCCCTTTTGGCGGGGGCTGTATCAACGACACGGTGGTGCATGTGGCCTCCACCTACCTGCCCTTCGGGGGCATTGGAGAAAGCGGCCTAGGCCGGTACCACGGCAAGACCAGCTTCGACACTTTCTCCCACCTCAAGGGGATTATCAAGCAGTCCGCCAAGTTCGACATTCCCGTCAGGTACCCGCCCTATGACGGGAAGATGAAGCTGATTCAAATGCTGATGAAATAA
- a CDS encoding thiamine pyrophosphate-binding protein: MEGKCRAGALVAEVLKKEGVQYLFGIPGGHVYPAMERCEELGIPFIGVRHEMTAAFAAEGWALTTGKLGVCTGTAGPGVTNLLTGLANSYVGGFPVFALGGKARISEEDRNQLQDFNQMPILSSMTKYARHVVEADRIPEYVGQAIAQATTGRPGPVYLEIPRDVMEMEIDASKIELQEKYVAASRPMGDPASIKAAVELIKNAKKPVIIAGSGVWFSQAHPELQAFVEKTGIPFATRNAARGCISDKHPLFISPGYDHPILQALLSEADLVILVGTRPGYTLSPGNFRKGLKIIRIDIDAAELTNQLDITVGIHGDAKQVLQQLTGELDQSSYPEWVGFMNAVKQQFAGMFGQLCDPTHTPIHPVHLMHQIAQRIDEDTVVVIDGGDTAIWATLILPAYGPGQMLSIASTSFGPLGVGMGYAIAAKLAHPDKKVILVTGDGAFGYGMAEFDTLQRYNLDITTVILNDGLWGMIKRSEAKKAKGKTKFVGVDLMNEVRYEKVVEALGGYGEFVTDPAEVGNAIDRALASGKMSCVNVITDPQFGPPSR, from the coding sequence ATGGAAGGAAAATGCAGAGCAGGAGCCCTGGTCGCTGAGGTGTTGAAAAAAGAAGGTGTGCAGTACCTGTTTGGTATCCCGGGGGGGCACGTGTACCCGGCCATGGAGCGCTGTGAAGAACTGGGCATCCCCTTTATCGGGGTACGCCATGAGATGACCGCTGCCTTTGCGGCGGAAGGATGGGCCTTGACCACCGGTAAACTGGGGGTCTGCACCGGCACCGCCGGCCCCGGCGTGACCAACTTGCTCACCGGTTTGGCCAACTCCTATGTGGGGGGCTTCCCGGTCTTCGCTTTGGGCGGCAAGGCCAGGATCAGCGAAGAGGACCGCAACCAGCTGCAAGACTTCAACCAAATGCCCATCTTAAGCAGCATGACTAAATACGCCCGCCATGTGGTGGAGGCGGATAGGATCCCCGAATATGTAGGCCAGGCCATTGCCCAGGCCACCACCGGCCGTCCCGGACCCGTCTACCTGGAAATCCCGCGGGACGTCATGGAAATGGAAATTGATGCTTCAAAAATAGAGCTCCAAGAAAAATACGTGGCCGCCAGCCGGCCCATGGGGGATCCGGCCAGCATTAAGGCCGCCGTGGAACTCATTAAGAATGCGAAAAAGCCGGTCATCATCGCCGGTTCCGGCGTCTGGTTCTCCCAGGCCCACCCGGAACTGCAGGCCTTCGTGGAGAAAACCGGCATCCCCTTTGCCACCCGCAATGCCGCCAGGGGCTGCATCTCCGACAAGCACCCGCTGTTTATCAGCCCCGGCTATGACCATCCCATTCTCCAAGCCCTGCTGTCGGAAGCGGACCTGGTGATCCTGGTCGGCACCAGACCGGGCTACACTTTAAGCCCCGGCAACTTCCGCAAGGGACTGAAGATCATCCGCATCGACATCGATGCCGCCGAGCTGACCAACCAGCTGGACATCACCGTGGGTATCCACGGGGACGCAAAACAAGTACTGCAGCAGCTCACCGGGGAACTGGACCAGAGCAGCTATCCGGAATGGGTCGGCTTTATGAATGCTGTTAAACAGCAATTCGCCGGCATGTTCGGCCAACTCTGCGATCCGACCCATACCCCCATCCACCCGGTACACCTGATGCACCAAATTGCCCAGCGCATCGATGAAGATACCGTCGTGGTCATCGACGGCGGTGATACCGCCATCTGGGCCACCTTGATCCTTCCCGCTTACGGGCCCGGCCAAATGCTCTCCATCGCCTCCACCAGTTTCGGACCCCTGGGAGTAGGCATGGGTTACGCCATCGCCGCTAAACTGGCCCACCCGGATAAGAAAGTGATCCTGGTCACCGGTGACGGGGCATTCGGATATGGTATGGCCGAATTCGATACCTTGCAGCGCTACAACTTGGACATCACCACCGTTATTCTGAACGACGGCCTGTGGGGCATGATTAAACGCTCCGAAGCCAAGAAGGCCAAAGGCAAGACCAAATTCGTGGGCGTGGATCTCATGAACGAAGTCCGCTACGAAAAAGTGGTGGAAGCCCTGGGCGGCTACGGCGAATTCGTCACCGACCCCGCTGAGGTGGGCAACGCCATCGACCGGGCCTTGGCCTCCGGCAAGATGTCCTGCGTCAACGTCATTACCGATCCGCAATTCGGACCGCCCAGCCGGTAA